A genome region from Cherax quadricarinatus isolate ZL_2023a unplaced genomic scaffold, ASM3850222v1 Contig3198, whole genome shotgun sequence includes the following:
- the LOC138851978 gene encoding uncharacterized protein, whose amino-acid sequence MVSGHHDGNAGAVVTVMVSMHHDGNAEAVIGIMVSGHHDGAVYGVRITDLGVPPVAIVGDEVHLRCDYEDEGGSTLYTLKWYKDSQEFYRHQPGLSPHTADDRCLDDDTYHVEGVAVDCWVSTEREVVLKAVSKSTSGEYQCEVIGEHPKFRKQTRQANLIVYCK is encoded by the exons ATGGTCTCTGGACACCATGATGGTAACgctggagcagtggtaacagtgatggtctctatgcaccatgatggtaatgctgaagCAGTGATAGGAATCATGGTCTCTggacaccatgatg gGGCAGTGTACGGAGTACGAATCACGGACCTGGGCGTGCCGCCCGTGGCCATAGTAGGGGACGAGGTCCACCTCCGCTGTGACTACGAAGACGAGGGAGGGTCAACCTTGTATACCTTGAAGTGGTACAAGGACTCACAGGAGTTCTACCGTCACCAGCCTGGTTTGTCACCCCACACGGCGGATGACAGATGTCTGGATGATGACACATATCATGTGGAAGGTGTGGCTGTTGAT TGCTGGGTGTCGACAGAGCGGGAGGTGGTGCTGAAAGCGGTATCAAAGAGCACTTCCGGAGAgtaccagtgtgaggttatcGGTGAACACCCCAAGTTCCGCAAGCAGACAAGACAAGCTAACCTCATCGTCTACTGTAAGTAA